GCGTATTATTTCTGCGATTTTCCGCAAAGGTGGTGACATTACATTCCTCGTTGAAGAGCTGAAAGCTGTGTTCGACCCTAGAGGTGGTTACTACAAAAAAGGTGGTAAATACATGCCATCAATTGTCGCTGAAATTGGCGAAGTTATTCAAAAACACTTGGTCTCTATCGGCATGATGGAAGGACAATTACAAACTGAAGAGTTGATTGCCAAACGCAAAGAAGCTGAGGAGAAATTAGGCAAAGAAGGCGTAGCCAACGGCGCACAATGCGATAAGTGCTCAGCCATGGCGGTAGTGCGCTTAGACAATTGCAATTGCTGCCTAGAATGTGGCGATTCTAAGTGTGGATAGGGTGTTGAATCTGTAAAGATATTA
This genomic stretch from Ghiorsea bivora harbors:
- a CDS encoding TSCPD domain-containing protein, with amino-acid sequence MSIKIEKKITAYEVAKPEDETTKQDNNIASIAPLLERDEVLVGSTYKIKTPHSEHAMYITINDVVVNQGEESEHRRPFEVFINTKNMEHFMWIVTLTRIISAIFRKGGDITFLVEELKAVFDPRGGYYKKGGKYMPSIVAEIGEVIQKHLVSIGMMEGQLQTEELIAKRKEAEEKLGKEGVANGAQCDKCSAMAVVRLDNCNCCLECGDSKCG